One genomic region from Clostridium saccharobutylicum DSM 13864 encodes:
- a CDS encoding glycosyltransferase family 39 protein, giving the protein MTDKIRLKKKNFGIGIILILSSILNFANLGIEGYANTYYSAGVKSMMMNFKNFFFVSSDPSGFVTVDKPPVGFWLQTICAKIFGFSGWSVILPQALAGVISVWLIYYIVKRSFGNLAALVAALCLAVTPIFVAASRNNTIDNLLVLFLLLACLTASMAAEKGNLKYLLLSLVLVGIGFNIKMVEAYMIAPAIFITYFLSSAISYKKKFKHLILGTVILFAVSLSWALIADLVPANSRPFIGSSTNNSVMELIIGHNGLERIGIGGRNANKGNWQQQPQDQSQQQPQPQHELDKQDNASQNQPSGARGGGMGNSSKTGITRLFYYNNLSDQISWLLPFAIIGVIAAAIKEKVNFRFDNNRKLSLLLWSMWLLPEFIYFSFSKNVTHTYYLTTMAPSVAALTGIGLKAMWKLYNENGWKKYLLPLALIVNGLIEMLILSPNYKTSNGYKCTLIVTGILCIGASTLLFINAAINRKASINNQKASKKKPNIVMTSIAFIGILTAPTVWSFTTLFYPMNGSSPAAGLELASSKQNRNFTSSNNSKLIQFLEDNKGNEQYLVAVPSAMTYASDLILKTGEPVMTIGGFSGSDKILSLDEFKQLVTRGVVRYAIVSDKGHMGGGASKSNSNNDIMNWIAANGKPVPDSEWKDSTNSDMQNNNQKTSEFGGETSSVKLYDLAQ; this is encoded by the coding sequence GTGACAGATAAAATAAGACTTAAAAAGAAAAACTTTGGCATAGGTATAATTTTAATATTATCTTCAATATTAAACTTTGCAAATTTAGGAATAGAGGGTTATGCTAATACTTACTATTCTGCAGGCGTAAAAAGTATGATGATGAACTTTAAAAATTTCTTTTTTGTATCATCTGATCCTTCAGGTTTTGTAACTGTTGACAAACCACCCGTGGGTTTTTGGTTACAAACTATATGTGCAAAAATATTTGGTTTTAGCGGATGGAGTGTTATACTTCCGCAAGCACTTGCTGGAGTAATATCAGTATGGTTAATATATTATATTGTGAAAAGATCTTTTGGAAATCTAGCAGCATTAGTTGCAGCATTATGTCTTGCAGTAACACCTATTTTTGTAGCAGCAAGTAGAAACAATACAATAGATAATCTATTAGTTTTATTTTTGTTACTTGCATGTTTAACTGCTTCTATGGCTGCTGAAAAAGGCAACCTTAAATATCTTTTATTAAGTTTAGTATTAGTTGGTATAGGTTTTAATATAAAAATGGTGGAAGCTTATATGATAGCTCCTGCAATTTTTATAACATACTTTCTTTCTTCTGCTATCTCTTACAAAAAGAAATTTAAACATCTTATTTTAGGTACAGTGATTCTTTTTGCAGTATCACTTTCCTGGGCTTTAATTGCGGATTTGGTACCAGCAAATAGCAGACCTTTTATCGGAAGCAGTACCAACAATTCAGTTATGGAACTAATAATAGGTCATAACGGTTTAGAAAGAATAGGCATAGGCGGAAGAAATGCTAACAAAGGAAATTGGCAACAACAACCACAAGATCAATCACAACAACAACCACAACCACAACACGAATTAGACAAACAAGATAATGCATCACAAAACCAACCATCAGGAGCTAGAGGCGGTGGAATGGGAAATAGCTCAAAAACTGGTATTACAAGATTGTTCTATTATAATAATTTATCTGATCAAATATCGTGGTTATTACCTTTTGCTATAATTGGTGTTATAGCAGCCGCAATAAAAGAAAAAGTTAATTTCCGCTTCGATAATAATAGAAAGTTATCATTGTTATTATGGTCTATGTGGTTATTGCCTGAATTTATATATTTTAGTTTCTCAAAAAATGTAACTCACACATATTATTTAACAACAATGGCTCCATCAGTTGCAGCTCTTACCGGAATTGGACTTAAAGCTATGTGGAAACTTTATAATGAAAATGGATGGAAAAAATATCTTTTACCATTAGCCCTTATTGTAAATGGGCTTATAGAAATGCTCATATTATCTCCTAATTATAAGACTTCAAATGGTTATAAATGCACTCTTATAGTAACAGGAATTTTATGCATAGGAGCTTCAACACTATTATTTATAAATGCTGCCATAAACAGAAAAGCTTCGATTAATAATCAAAAAGCATCTAAGAAAAAACCAAATATAGTAATGACTAGCATTGCTTTTATTGGAATTTTAACCGCTCCTACAGTTTGGTCATTTACTACATTATTCTACCCAATGAATGGAAGTAGTCCTGCTGCTGGATTAGAACTTGCATCAAGCAAACAAAACAGAAATTTTACTAGCAGTAACAATTCAAAACTTATACAGTTCTTAGAAGATAATAAAGGAAATGAACAATACCTTGTTGCAGTCCCTTCTGCAATGACTTATGCTTCTGATTTAATACTTAAAACCGGTGAACCTGTTATGACTATCGGTGGATTCAGCGGATCAGATAAAATATTATCACTAGATGAATTTAAGCAATTAGTTACTAGAGGAGTTGTTAGATATGCAATTGTGAGTGATAAAGGTCATATGGGCGGTGGAGCAAGTAAATCTAACTCAAACAATGATATTATGAACTGGATTGCAGCAAACGGAAAACCTGTTCCTGACAGTGAGTGGAAAGATTCAACTAATTCAGATATGCAAAATAATAACCAAAAAACTAGTGAATTTGGCGGCGAAACAAGTTCAGTTAAATTATATGATTTAGCTCAATAA
- a CDS encoding cation:dicarboxylate symporter family transporter, whose translation MKKSGLAIQIILGLILGIIVGAIFYGNPVVVSYLQPFGDIFIRLIKMIVVPIVFSSLVVGVAGVGDIKKVGKIGGKTILYFEVVTTFAIIIGLLVANLAHPGNGVNISELSTTSIDKYMSTAQAASNHGFMDTFINIVPTNIFESLAKGDLLPIIFFSVMFGLGVAAIGEKGKPVLNICQGVADAMFWVTNQIMKVAPLGVFGLIGVTVSKFGLASLIPLGKLVITVYCAMIFFVFVVLGFVAKLSGTSILSLIKILKDEIILAYTTASSEAVLPKLMEKMEKFGCPKAITSFVIPTGYSFNLDGSTLYQAIAALFIAQIYGIHLPLSTQINLVLVLMLTSKGMAGVPGASFVVLLATVGSVGIPVEGVAFIAGIDRIVDMARTTVNVIGNSLAVVVISKWEKQYDAKEGEQYLKSIEEVA comes from the coding sequence ATGAAAAAATCAGGACTAGCAATTCAAATTATACTTGGACTTATACTTGGTATTATAGTAGGAGCTATTTTCTATGGTAATCCAGTTGTTGTATCATACCTACAGCCATTTGGAGATATTTTTATCCGTTTAATTAAAATGATCGTTGTTCCTATTGTGTTTTCATCACTTGTTGTTGGTGTTGCAGGTGTAGGCGATATTAAAAAAGTAGGTAAAATTGGTGGGAAAACAATACTTTATTTTGAGGTAGTAACTACATTTGCTATTATAATAGGTTTACTTGTAGCTAATTTAGCTCATCCAGGAAATGGAGTAAATATTAGTGAACTTTCAACTACTAGTATTGATAAATATATGAGTACAGCGCAAGCTGCATCTAATCATGGATTTATGGATACATTTATAAATATTGTTCCAACTAATATTTTTGAGTCACTTGCAAAAGGTGATTTACTTCCTATTATATTCTTTTCAGTAATGTTTGGTTTAGGCGTTGCTGCAATCGGGGAGAAAGGAAAGCCTGTTCTTAATATTTGTCAAGGTGTGGCAGATGCAATGTTCTGGGTAACTAATCAAATTATGAAAGTTGCGCCATTAGGGGTGTTTGGTTTAATAGGTGTAACAGTTTCTAAATTTGGACTAGCTTCCTTAATACCGTTAGGAAAATTAGTTATAACTGTTTACTGTGCTATGATTTTCTTTGTATTTGTTGTGCTTGGTTTTGTGGCGAAATTATCAGGAACAAGTATTTTATCACTTATAAAAATTTTAAAAGATGAAATTATTTTAGCGTATACTACAGCAAGTTCTGAAGCGGTTTTACCAAAACTAATGGAAAAGATGGAGAAGTTCGGATGTCCAAAAGCAATTACGTCATTTGTTATTCCAACTGGATATTCATTTAACTTAGATGGATCTACTTTATATCAAGCAATTGCAGCACTTTTTATTGCACAAATATATGGAATTCATTTACCACTTTCTACTCAAATTAATTTAGTACTTGTATTAATGCTTACCTCAAAGGGGATGGCAGGAGTACCAGGTGCATCTTTCGTTGTTTTATTAGCGACTGTAGGTTCTGTAGGAATTCCAGTAGAAGGAGTAGCTTTTATTGCAGGGATAGACCGTATTGTTGATATGGCAAGAACTACTGTTAATGTAATAGGAAACTCATTAGCTGTTGTCGTTATATCTAAATGGGAAAAACAATATGATGCTAAAGAAGGCGAACAATATCTTAAATCAATTGAAGAAGTAGCATAA
- a CDS encoding glycosyltransferase family 39 protein: MLEVIKKTIYLVLIFFIGLFIGSSFFIRAKYNSTVYGDAPILQSQKIGIFIFFIVLLTLLSIALYKLCLKFNKYSKKIVIPVTLLFSFVIQIVIIFTFTKLTEADSQTVLGLALNMLYKNDYSTFQSGGYLYMFPFNFSIVLYLKTLLAIFPDNYLVIKIFNIIFTLVTTLMIYLIYKEVNYKSKENDYGVLIFAATYIPSLFMCNFIYNDIIGTAFLTSAIFFIIKFVKERSLKYIIIASILLSIGNYFRSVGVIILIATVLYISLNLKIIGIKKLMTSFCVLAVLFNIPSWTQNAVLQSTHIVNESVTKNSAPIYMWLNMGINEKTFGYWDNMQSYNIYEREGNYNKEKSTELFKEEIKNKLSDMTFSDLAEMYYKKIVWTWTEGTYQLERDGIGSEASFNQGQGMKMNMVTASGYSYDTYVSNLFKGDSKYRSGILWISYVMNFLMYCFIFIRLINGMKSKKFEEVFLILVILGFVGFYILWEIKSRYIYPVYPLLIVLSYMGYKDVYDFMSKRNLLKYISSFKRRG; the protein is encoded by the coding sequence ATGTTAGAAGTAATTAAAAAAACAATATATTTAGTATTAATTTTTTTTATAGGACTTTTTATAGGATCATCATTTTTTATTAGAGCAAAGTATAATTCAACTGTATATGGTGATGCTCCCATTCTTCAAAGTCAAAAAATTGGTATTTTTATTTTCTTCATAGTTCTATTAACTTTGTTAAGTATAGCTTTATATAAATTATGCTTGAAATTTAATAAGTATAGTAAAAAAATTGTAATTCCAGTGACTTTGCTGTTTAGCTTTGTGATTCAAATAGTTATTATATTTACATTTACTAAATTAACTGAAGCTGATTCTCAAACGGTGCTTGGTTTGGCTTTGAATATGTTATATAAGAATGATTATTCTACGTTTCAAAGCGGTGGATATCTATACATGTTTCCTTTTAATTTTTCAATCGTATTATATTTAAAAACTTTGTTAGCTATATTTCCGGATAACTATTTGGTTATAAAGATTTTTAATATAATATTTACTCTTGTTACAACTTTAATGATTTATTTAATATACAAAGAGGTAAATTATAAGTCTAAGGAAAATGACTATGGTGTTTTAATATTTGCTGCAACATACATACCATCTTTATTCATGTGTAATTTTATATATAATGATATTATAGGTACAGCATTTCTTACTAGTGCTATATTTTTTATAATAAAATTTGTAAAGGAGAGATCTTTAAAGTATATTATTATTGCTTCAATTCTTTTATCAATTGGCAATTATTTTAGAAGTGTAGGAGTTATTATTTTAATAGCAACAGTTCTTTATATTTCGCTAAATTTAAAGATAATCGGAATTAAGAAGCTAATGACATCTTTTTGTGTACTAGCTGTGTTGTTTAATATTCCAAGTTGGACTCAAAATGCTGTTTTGCAATCAACTCATATTGTAAATGAATCTGTTACTAAAAATTCTGCACCAATATATATGTGGCTTAATATGGGAATAAATGAAAAAACATTTGGGTATTGGGATAATATGCAGAGTTATAATATTTATGAGCGAGAAGGAAATTACAATAAAGAAAAAAGTACGGAATTGTTTAAAGAAGAGATTAAAAATAAATTATCTGATATGACTTTTAGTGATTTAGCAGAAATGTATTATAAGAAGATTGTATGGACTTGGACAGAAGGAACATATCAATTAGAGAGAGATGGTATTGGAAGTGAAGCATCATTTAATCAAGGTCAAGGAATGAAGATGAATATGGTAACAGCTAGTGGATATAGCTATGATACATATGTTTCAAATTTATTTAAAGGTGATTCAAAATATAGAAGTGGAATTCTTTGGATATCATATGTGATGAATTTCCTAATGTATTGTTTTATTTTTATTAGATTAATAAATGGAATGAAATCTAAAAAATTTGAAGAAGTATTTTTAATTTTAGTTATCTTAGGGTTTGTTGGATTCTATATTTTATGGGAAATTAAGTCTAGATATATTTATCCAGTATATCCGCTATTAATAGTTTTATCATACATGGGATATAAGGATGTATATGATTTTATGTCAAAAAGAAATTTATTAAAGTATATATCATCATTTAAAAGAAGGGGATAG
- a CDS encoding AraC family transcriptional regulator → MDWLNAMNNAVEYIEDHITEKIDIEKVAKVALSSTFHFQRMYHMITGVTIGEYIRRRRLTLAAQDIVSGKKIINVAYKYGYETPEAFTKAFGKMYGISPSAARESGVNLKSYPKLTFHISIKGDKEMNYRIFDKGSFKVVGKQTRITMADEQNFNQVPKFWYDCMNDGSYELLSSKAGNFGVLGVSKDFDKCTQEFNYMIAVEEINEPLPKGYISTTIPAATWAAFESVGPLPEASHELLRRIYSEWMPSMGYQHDCAPELEIYPVGDMFADDYKCEFWIPIKK, encoded by the coding sequence ATGGATTGGCTTAATGCAATGAATAATGCAGTAGAGTATATAGAGGATCACATTACAGAAAAGATTGATATTGAAAAAGTGGCGAAGGTAGCCTTGTCATCTACGTTTCACTTCCAACGCATGTATCATATGATAACGGGTGTTACAATAGGGGAATATATACGGAGAAGAAGGCTTACACTTGCTGCTCAAGATATTGTATCTGGGAAAAAAATAATTAATGTGGCCTACAAGTATGGTTATGAAACGCCTGAAGCATTTACAAAAGCTTTTGGAAAAATGTATGGAATAAGCCCTTCGGCAGCGCGCGAGTCGGGAGTAAATTTGAAATCATATCCAAAACTAACCTTTCATATTTCGATAAAAGGAGATAAAGAGATGAATTATAGGATTTTTGATAAAGGAAGCTTTAAGGTAGTAGGTAAACAAACAAGAATAACTATGGCAGATGAACAAAATTTTAATCAGGTGCCTAAGTTTTGGTATGACTGTATGAATGATGGCTCGTATGAGTTACTTTCATCAAAGGCTGGTAACTTTGGTGTTCTCGGTGTATCTAAGGATTTTGATAAATGTACACAGGAATTTAACTATATGATAGCAGTTGAGGAAATAAATGAACCGCTTCCAAAAGGATATATTTCAACAACTATACCAGCAGCAACTTGGGCAGCATTCGAATCGGTTGGACCATTGCCTGAAGCATCACACGAACTTCTAAGGAGGATATATTCCGAATGGATGCCTTCAATGGGATATCAGCATGATTGTGCACCAGAACTTGAGATTTATCCTGTGGGAGATATGTTTGCTGATGATTATAAGTGTGAATTTTGGATTCCGATAAAGAAGTAA
- a CDS encoding deaminase domain-containing protein, whose amino-acid sequence MIQKSTMLKNVKKERIKINNLNEFKDALKREGYKINEFDEEKFKQEITKIFDIDNVIAERVHICINEADVTYRANDVMDFIDYIKKIILFENEHNKLCQKISNIKKLNIDRVEYEREQKVKDNVEHIVNVIEEIKSNISTIMNKEEKSILEVLEKELDNEYIYAKDIELLKKIVLNRNEGIKEKYDHETKIKTLSIQMPKQINYQYIKAKKGTVEYHQYLSKNIPRIRRLIKNLNKYTKVDEYEKTTFKINQSKALQDSINIAVAIYDDKEFKAISGSNDIKKYYKAPSKEKAVFKSNKVNKLGELGIGYDRVNDSEKKIFEEIHKQIESKVLKNEGNLILYSKWEPCPSCYFVISQFSKVHPNIKIQVKYSKKYGE is encoded by the coding sequence ATGATACAAAAAAGTACGATGTTAAAGAATGTAAAAAAAGAGCGAATAAAAATTAACAATCTAAATGAGTTTAAAGATGCGTTAAAAAGAGAAGGATATAAGATAAATGAATTTGATGAAGAAAAATTTAAACAGGAAATTACTAAAATTTTTGATATAGATAACGTTATAGCGGAGAGGGTACACATATGCATTAATGAGGCTGATGTTACTTATAGAGCAAATGATGTAATGGATTTTATAGACTATATCAAAAAAATTATATTATTTGAAAATGAACATAACAAACTATGCCAAAAAATAAGTAATATAAAAAAACTAAATATAGATAGAGTTGAATATGAACGTGAACAAAAAGTTAAAGATAATGTTGAACATATAGTAAATGTAATAGAAGAAATAAAAAGCAATATATCTACAATAATGAATAAAGAAGAAAAATCGATATTGGAAGTTTTGGAAAAAGAACTGGATAATGAGTATATTTATGCAAAAGACATTGAACTATTAAAAAAGATAGTCCTTAATAGAAATGAAGGGATAAAAGAAAAATATGATCATGAAACTAAAATTAAGACACTATCTATACAAATGCCCAAACAGATAAATTATCAATATATTAAAGCGAAAAAGGGGACTGTAGAATATCATCAGTATTTAAGTAAGAATATACCTAGAATACGACGTTTAATAAAAAATCTTAATAAATACACAAAAGTTGATGAATATGAAAAAACAACTTTTAAAATAAATCAAAGCAAAGCATTGCAGGATTCCATAAATATAGCGGTAGCGATATATGATGATAAGGAGTTTAAAGCAATAAGTGGTAGCAATGATATAAAAAAATATTACAAAGCGCCATCTAAAGAGAAAGCGGTTTTTAAAAGTAATAAAGTTAATAAGTTAGGTGAATTAGGGATAGGTTATGATAGAGTTAATGATAGTGAAAAAAAGATATTTGAAGAAATACATAAACAGATAGAATCAAAAGTATTAAAGAATGAAGGCAATCTTATTTTATATAGTAAATGGGAACCGTGTCCAAGCTGCTATTTTGTGATTAGTCAGTTTAGCAAAGTGCATCCAAATATAAAAATACAGGTTAAATATAGCAAAAAGTATGGTGAATAA
- a CDS encoding phosphoribosyltransferase → MFVDRKDAGQKIAIKLEKFKDENPIVLPIPRGGIPIAYETIKKFGFEWDLIIPRKIGLPHNKEIAIGAISLDGSYLFNERYINMLNISEEYIKAEVSEQIEEIKRRLNKYKGNDNFPNVKNKTVIIIDDGIATGFTIQVAIASIKKHGAKKIILAVPVAPHDTISVLEKIIDEVICLLIPHEFHSVGFYYNDFKQTTDDEIFSLICELNKR, encoded by the coding sequence ATGTTTGTAGATAGAAAAGATGCAGGACAAAAAATTGCTATTAAACTTGAAAAATTCAAAGATGAAAATCCTATTGTTCTTCCCATTCCAAGAGGAGGAATACCAATAGCTTATGAAACTATTAAAAAATTTGGATTCGAGTGGGATTTAATTATTCCAAGAAAAATTGGATTGCCTCATAATAAAGAAATTGCCATCGGTGCTATATCTCTAGATGGATCATATCTATTTAATGAAAGATACATAAATATGTTAAACATATCTGAAGAATACATAAAAGCCGAAGTCTCTGAACAAATAGAAGAAATTAAAAGAAGATTAAATAAATATAAAGGAAATGACAATTTTCCAAATGTAAAAAATAAAACAGTAATAATTATTGATGATGGAATTGCAACTGGTTTTACTATACAAGTTGCTATAGCATCAATTAAAAAGCATGGCGCAAAAAAAATTATTTTAGCAGTACCAGTGGCACCACATGATACGATTTCAGTATTGGAAAAAATTATCGACGAAGTTATCTGTTTGCTTATACCACATGAATTTCACTCTGTTGGTTTTTATTATAATGATTTTAAACAAACTACTGATGATGAAATCTTTAGTCTAATCTGTGAATTAAACAAAAGATAA
- a CDS encoding PTS transporter subunit IIABC, producing the protein MKDKIFGILQRVGRSFMLPIAILPVAGLFLGLGGSFTNETMIQAYGLTGLIGPGTFIYSILSVMNAAGNVVFGNLPLLFAMGVAIGMAKKEKDVAALSAAIAFLIMHASISAMININGGTDALLSGASTSVLGITSLQMGVFGGIIVGLGVAALHNKFYKIELPQVLSFFGGTRFVPIVSAITYLIVGILMFYIWPPIQGGIYKVGDLVLRSGYAGTWLYGLMERLLIPFGLHHVFYLPFWQTAVGGTATVGGKVIEGAQNIFFAELGTPGITHFSVSATRFMSGKFPLMIFGLPGAALAMYRCAKPEKRKVVGGLLLSAALTSMLTGITEPIEFTFLFVAPLLYGIHCVFAGLAYMFMHMLNVGVGMTFSGGFIDLFLFGILQGNAKTSWIWVAVVGIAYFVVYYVLFSFLIKKLDLKTPGRDDSEEVKLYRRSDLDAKKKGNNADNGESESIDELSAMICQGLGGKKNISDVDCCATRLRCTVVKSELVNEALLKQTGASGVVHKGVGVQIIYGPRVTVIKSNLEDYLIAAPDEEVAIDAVEEKAPEMPTEKEAEGKVVNTIVLSSPLTGDAKDLSEAPDEAFASKMMGDGAVVIPSNGDVVAPADGEVSFVFPSKHAVGLTTTDGLELLIHIGIDTVKLDGKGFETFVKEGDKVKKGDKLLSFDLEFIKENAPSIASPCICTALSSKQKVRLLKTGDIKAGEDLIAIDVLE; encoded by the coding sequence ATGAAAGACAAAATTTTTGGTATTTTACAGCGTGTAGGAAGATCTTTTATGCTTCCAATAGCTATTTTACCAGTAGCTGGATTATTTCTTGGTTTAGGTGGATCATTTACCAATGAAACAATGATTCAAGCTTATGGACTTACTGGGTTAATCGGACCTGGTACATTTATTTATTCAATCCTTTCTGTAATGAATGCAGCAGGAAATGTAGTGTTTGGCAATTTGCCTTTATTATTTGCAATGGGTGTTGCAATTGGTATGGCTAAAAAGGAAAAAGATGTTGCAGCTTTATCAGCAGCAATTGCATTCCTTATAATGCATGCATCAATAAGTGCTATGATTAATATTAATGGTGGAACTGATGCTCTTCTTAGTGGTGCATCAACTTCAGTACTTGGTATTACTTCATTACAAATGGGTGTTTTTGGTGGTATTATTGTAGGGCTTGGAGTAGCAGCGTTACATAATAAATTCTATAAAATTGAATTACCACAGGTATTATCATTCTTTGGTGGAACTAGATTTGTTCCAATTGTAAGTGCAATAACATATTTAATTGTTGGAATTTTAATGTTTTATATTTGGCCTCCAATTCAAGGTGGTATTTATAAAGTTGGAGATCTTGTATTAAGATCAGGATATGCAGGAACATGGCTTTATGGTTTAATGGAACGTTTATTAATACCTTTTGGTCTTCATCATGTATTTTACTTACCATTCTGGCAAACAGCAGTTGGTGGTACAGCTACAGTAGGTGGGAAAGTTATTGAAGGTGCTCAAAATATTTTCTTTGCTGAACTTGGAACTCCAGGAATAACACACTTTAGTGTTTCAGCAACAAGATTTATGTCAGGTAAATTCCCACTTATGATATTTGGTTTACCTGGAGCAGCGCTTGCGATGTACAGATGTGCAAAACCAGAAAAGAGAAAAGTAGTAGGTGGATTATTATTATCAGCAGCATTAACTTCGATGTTAACTGGTATTACAGAACCAATTGAATTTACATTCTTATTTGTTGCACCATTATTATATGGAATTCACTGCGTATTTGCTGGACTAGCTTATATGTTTATGCATATGTTAAATGTTGGAGTTGGTATGACTTTCTCTGGTGGATTTATAGATTTATTCTTATTTGGTATTTTACAAGGAAATGCTAAGACAAGTTGGATTTGGGTTGCAGTTGTAGGTATTGCATATTTTGTAGTATACTATGTATTGTTCTCTTTCTTAATTAAGAAGCTTGACTTAAAGACTCCAGGTCGTGATGATTCTGAAGAAGTTAAACTTTATCGTAGAAGCGATTTAGATGCAAAGAAAAAAGGTAATAATGCAGATAATGGAGAAAGTGAAAGTATAGATGAATTATCAGCTATGATCTGTCAAGGTCTTGGTGGTAAGAAGAATATTTCAGATGTTGACTGTTGCGCAACTAGATTACGTTGTACAGTTGTTAAATCAGAATTAGTAAATGAAGCTTTATTAAAACAAACTGGAGCATCAGGAGTAGTTCATAAAGGCGTAGGTGTTCAAATTATATATGGACCAAGAGTAACAGTTATAAAATCTAATTTAGAAGATTATTTAATTGCAGCACCTGATGAAGAAGTTGCTATAGATGCAGTAGAAGAAAAAGCACCTGAAATGCCAACTGAAAAGGAAGCGGAAGGAAAAGTTGTTAATACAATAGTTTTAAGCAGTCCATTAACAGGAGATGCTAAAGATTTATCAGAAGCTCCAGATGAAGCATTTGCAAGCAAAATGATGGGAGACGGAGCGGTAGTAATTCCAAGTAATGGAGATGTTGTAGCACCAGCAGATGGTGAGGTGAGTTTTGTATTCCCATCAAAACATGCAGTAGGATTAACAACAACTGATGGTCTTGAATTACTTATTCATATAGGAATAGATACAGTAAAGCTTGATGGAAAAGGCTTTGAAACTTTCGTAAAAGAAGGAGACAAAGTTAAAAAAGGTGATAAATTATTAAGCTTTGACTTAGAATTTATAAAAGAAAATGCACCATCTATTGCATCACCATGCATTTGTACAGCATTAAGCAGCAAACAAAAAGTACGTTTGTTAAAAACAGGTGATATAAAGGCAGGAGAAGACTTAATAGCAATTGATGTGCTTGAATAA
- a CDS encoding PRD domain-containing protein — protein sequence MFRVIKSLNHNGVLAINMDTQKEYILLGKGIGFGKKVNERMEAPENAQIYLLQQETDRGSAKEIINNIDPQILEITSTIIMEAEKKFQKVDKNILCPLADHIAFAIRRIKNNEQISNPLTQDIKALFPEEYEVACKGRNIIKEVEDIEISEDEIGYIAIHIHSSLGNEKISQAMETAMLVRDCITSIEQNTGKKIDIESLSYNRLMSHIKYMAARTLKDETIKLNMNDYISERFPKSFEIAENICRKLGRGLNREIKDVEIGYLAMHIERVFSDELEE from the coding sequence ATGTTCAGAGTGATAAAGTCATTAAATCATAATGGTGTACTAGCTATAAATATGGATACGCAGAAGGAATATATTTTGCTTGGAAAAGGCATAGGTTTTGGGAAAAAGGTGAATGAGCGTATGGAAGCACCGGAAAATGCTCAAATTTATCTGCTTCAACAAGAAACAGATAGAGGATCAGCTAAAGAAATAATAAATAATATAGACCCTCAAATCCTAGAAATCACAAGTACAATCATTATGGAAGCAGAGAAGAAATTCCAAAAAGTAGATAAGAACATTTTATGCCCACTTGCAGATCATATTGCATTTGCAATAAGAAGAATAAAAAATAATGAACAGATAAGTAATCCATTAACACAAGATATTAAAGCTTTATTTCCTGAGGAATATGAAGTAGCATGCAAAGGAAGAAACATTATAAAAGAAGTAGAAGATATTGAGATAAGCGAAGATGAGATTGGTTATATAGCTATTCATATTCATTCTAGTTTAGGAAATGAAAAGATATCTCAGGCAATGGAAACAGCAATGTTGGTTAGAGATTGTATTACATCTATTGAACAAAATACTGGAAAGAAAATTGATATTGAATCATTATCTTATAATCGTCTTATGAGCCACATTAAATATATGGCAGCGAGAACATTAAAGGATGAAACAATAAAACTTAATATGAATGATTATATTAGTGAAAGATTTCCAAAGTCATTTGAAATTGCTGAAAATATATGTAGGAAGTTAGGCCGTGGATTAAATAGAGAAATTAAGGATGTAGAAATCGGATATCTTGCAATGCATATAGAAAGAGTATTTTCAGATGAATTAGAAGAATAA